Genomic DNA from Coffea arabica cultivar ET-39 chromosome 7e, Coffea Arabica ET-39 HiFi, whole genome shotgun sequence:
CTATGCTATTTCTATACTATGGATAGCAAAAAAAGATCCAATGTTGTATATATCCAATTGGTATACAGAGGAGAAATATTTGAAGTGCTATGAAGGCTGTGTGTGTCCAATAAGTGGGGAAATAAATTGGGAGAACATTGATCTCAAAGGTCCAAAATCACCTCTGTACAGTAAACCATCTagaaaaccaaagaaacaaaggAGGCGGAGTGCGGATGAGGTAGAACaagcaaagaaaaaatagaaaaaaaaatgagcagAGTTGATGGTGATAAGATGCAAATATTGTCTGCAAAGAAGTTACAATGTGAGATCTTGCAAGCTTAGCAAGGATGAACAGTGTGTAACTGAAGCTATCCATGAAGCCTTCCAAATTCCTCAGAATACCACTGCAAATGTTGAAGACATCTCTGTAAGCTGCAATGATACTGAAGCTGAAGCTGAAGCTGAAATTGAAGCTgaaaagctagttacatttacTCATCAAATTTTTGACAAGAATTCAGTTGATAAGGCAGCTCCAGTGCCTGTAAGTATTGTATGGTCTCACTTTTTCTTAATGAACATGATTTCTTTAACTTACTGTATGTTTATGTTATTGTTTTTgtagaaaagaaagaagcagAAAAAGGGGGATGCAGCTAGACTAACAGAAATAGTTGTTGATGTTGGTGTCAAAGAGCCTGTCCCATCTTCACCTAATTTGTATGAAGTTTTTGGTTTAAAAAGATCTCAAGTGAACTATAATCAACCATTACACCTAAGAAATGACAAGGATAAGATGCCTCTCACGATTAATACTGAATTTATGGACGTGGTTGCTACCAAACAAAGTGTTGCTGCTTCGTCTAGGctgaagggaaaaaagaaattgccaTAAACCAAAAACTTGATGGcaatcttttgcttttgctgatGCTTTTTATGTAATAGTCTTAGGCTCCGTTTGATaacactgaatctgaattctgaattctgaattctgaatattgaaataattaatttgctgaattttaagcactgaaaagagatatatgaatgtctgaatcttaatgctgaatctatttatactgtttgataaatattcataacttaatgcttaataagctaaattgtacaattttgcccttctatcttttaatccaaaaaggaaatagaacttatgatttaattaacttaaaattgttaggtatgaaaatgacaatgattGTGAAGAGCAATGCATACAATGACAATGTTTCTTTGTGTGGGAAAAGGGTATGATTTTATCGTTTTGAGAATGGGAAAACGAGTTTTTAATACTCCAAAAGCACATTcaattacatttctcaatcttgCATGTGCTTGGTTAAAGCGTTCTTCTTTTGATCTTGGACGAAAAGCATTTCGAAAATCAGACAACCAATATCTAATATTTCGATATCTTGTCATAAAGCCACGTGTGTGTGGATAAGCTGCATcacataaataatatttatctgcacaaaaaatatatatatcaaaatataaatgtttgtggatgaaaattattgcaaaaaaaatactattgttaaaaacaatttttgaatagagaatatcaggttattttgtttaattagataaggattttgaataggaaatattaggttgtttaattagataaggattttgaatgtaattaatAAACATGGAcatatttggtagataagataaagtagttgaagtaaatctcttgattcttatcaaattaagcattcagttaccattcttgtgctgaaaaaaaatacatacaaattcagcaccacttaataagttcagcatgtgaatttttatttatcaaacacccacaacatctgaatgtctgaatgaattcagtttcagcacttttttatgttatcaaacaggcaCTTAGTCTTAGTTTTTTGCTGATACTTTTGAACAAGACTTGTCTTTTTTAATAAGACTTGTCTTTTTGAACAAGATACTTTCATTATGGTGCTGATCATTTTGTTGAGAACGTTTATGTTCTTTGAACAAGTTGTCcattttgacattattttaagTTCTTACTAAATGGAAATGATATCAATTTGTGTATATTGGCTTGTGAATACGTCACATAAATTTCAGATTAGCTTGTCATTGTTACATACAAACAGTTTATCTCGCATAGTGCTAGTCATCTTTTTGATGTGTTACTCTTATTTCGTCCAAGGCAATATCTTTCtgctaaaacaaaacaatttcattaccaaattttgtacaacACACAATGCAACAGCCATTCAAAACCAGAAGTAGAGATAGTAGTACATATAAACATTCTAAATCAGACTACAACTGCAAATAGCATTATCATCATTTACAAGATCCCAAAGCATGCTATTTCTACGTTTACAAATTCAGTCAAAATTCTGCCCCATGAAAGGAACGAATCACAGTCATCAGCCTTCCCTTCGATAATTAATTCCAAGCTTAGTACCAATTTTCCTTCTCTTGCATGTCCCCTATTTTTCCCAGCAACAGATATCATAAGCAGTATAACCAACATCAAAATAATACAAATCATAATTTGTTTCCTTATTTGGTCATTTTCAATTGTTTCCTCCATCTTATTTATCATTTTTAGCAAACCTGGTATTATGCTCCTTCCTCTTGCACAAATTGGTTCATCAAGCCATTCGAAATATTTGCACCTATCTGGCCTCTGCAAATACACCTATATTGTTACAATAAGGGCATTTTTACactttacttacaaaaaattaCACTACGCTTACCGGCCATCTTGGACAACCATAGGATCTTCTTCCAGGATTATCATCCCGCTAAGAAGTTGTCAATTTGGGTCTTAATCCACATCCACACACACGAGTACTGCTATTTGACGAAATCTACGATTCTGGGTTTCGTGACCTCATTTTGCTGACAAGTACGCATTGAGGATGAAGTTTTGTTGCTTGATATGGTGGATCTCTCCATTAATTCTATTGGATTGGAAAAACTTTGTTGAATCACTCCATTAACTCTGCTAATTTCAAGCAGCTTTTCACTTCATTAACTCAGTgggaaaggaaaaattttggagAAGAAAAGCAGTGGGTGGGTTAGAGAGAGAGTCAAGCGGGATAGAGACAGAGAATGGACTTTAGTCAACATTTTGTGTCTGACTTGTGTTGATTTTCCTAATATTTGGATATTTGTTAATGGCCACGTGGACTTCACCGTCCAAATTGAAACAATTTCCGTTTTTTGACTAGATGTGGCAAAAAATCGTTAATTTATGTATTCAATGTGTTCTGACGAAAAGTTTGGGGACCAAATGTGTCTTTGTCATAAaatttgaggatgaaaagtggATTTTTCCCATTCCTATCGtttcagaaaaaataaaataaaataactttatagctagtttgggagtttagaataggaaagaaaagaagagaaatgtttctgtttggattgattattttttcaaaaattttttaaatataataatgttacaataatatataaataaaaataattttaaaaatattttatttatataatatattaaatatttcaaaaaaatatttatagtaaatatttttcatatatattgctataataatttttttcaaaaaatacctCAAAAAACAGTTAATCCAAACAAATGTTGTTTGAGAGTttagataaaaaataaaatgatttggAATATATATGTCAATGAAAATTTGTTCAATACACGTTTAAGAGGATAAAATGaacattttgaaaatttttgttaGGCTTTCTCAACTTTCCTCTGCTTTCCGGCCATACTTcggaaaattttgtcaaatataaTAGCAGTAGACCATCCATGCAAAATCATCTAgttccctttcttttctatctctCAACAGAAAGAAAGTTTTTTGTtctcatttcctttcttttcttatcaAATCTGATCTTCCAAACTAGCTAAGAGTTCCCATTCGATACTCTTTAATCTTTTCTCTCACTTCAATCCTATGTTCTAAATTtgttattaaaaattttttaggcTCAGCTCTCAAGTCTTGTTTTATGCCACcattttgtttctttatttgtttttcttattttattttacttctgAGCAagtaagaaaagttaattgctAGCTTGAGGGGTATGGCTAATCAAAGAAAGTCggagaacttttttttttaataattaaaaaaagttaACTGTGTTTTAAGAAACTATGTACGTATGTGTTTTCGTCTTAATATGATGAACTTAGGGGATGGGGCCTCACCGGTCTCATTTCAATCACTTAAAAGTTTTTAGGTGTAAATAAATTAGAATAGAGTGTAAAGAAGTTTTGGTTAGATGTAAACAAGTTGGGAATAGGGTGTAAACAAATTTGAAATGACCATTTTACTATAAATTGTACTATTGAATCCTTAAATTCTAaagtttttttatatataaaatatgatACTTCCATTAAATCTATATAATGACAAAAATTGCATTATAGACAGATACAATAAAGTTACACAATTACGTTAGATTTCAAAGTTGATAGTCCCAAATTCGAAACTTAATACATCTATTATGCATAATTACAATAGATCCCAAAAACACATGTAGTTCCAATTCCGGAACTTAGACACACCAAATGTGAgtaaatgtgttttttttttttttggtaagaagTAAATGTGTTTACTCAATCGACTTTAATCCCAAAATAATCGCCACGGTCATAAAGCTACAGCAAATAAAAAGATTTGTAGCTCGATTCACTAAAGAGGTTAGCAATATAAAATATTCGAGGTGAATGGGGGAATCGATTTTTTAATCtctagaaaagaaaaacgatgATATTTAGTCAGTCAATTGTGACACCACAATCATATTAAATCTATGTATGAAGTATCTAGGCTCTACGCTAGATTTTACCGTCCAACAAATTGGATGGTACAAATACAATTAGAAGTTGATGACACTATCCAGCCTTTTCAATACAATACAACAAGCTGAAGAAATTTTTCAATCGACCGTCTTTTAACTTTTGACGTTTCCGCTTTCCACGTGTACTAATTCTCTCGGAGATCaccaaagaaaaatggaaatgaaaagcaaactctctttttttaatatataaaaaaaaatcaaatatttgCTCGTCAATTCTTCACCAATCAgtggaggggaaaaaaagaagaagaagaaaaaagccCCAGAAGCATACAGAATCAGCGATAATTCAAAACATCAGCTCTGTTCGGAAGAAGCATTGGGGGAATCAGGACTGGTTTTGTAAAGCTTGTTGTAGGCCTCCAGCTCTTCGTAGTAGATGTCCCACACGCACCTAACACATCCGCTTCCACAACAGTCATCCGGCAACGGCTTCTCCGGCGGCGGAGGAATATATCGGGGTGTTGACTTCTCCAATTCCTTCTTCTCCTCTTCTTTTTCACCGTTCAAAATCGTCGATGTACCGCTAACTGATTGAGAATTATCAGCCATGGTATCCTGGATGCCAGAGTTCTTACTATTTCCACTATTGATTGCACAAAATAATCTCGGTTGGAGCTGGGTGGTGGCAGCCGTTATTACGGTCAGATTTTTCATGGATTGCTGTCGCAGAACATTTTGGTGCGGCGGCAGGAGATAGATGATACGAGGATTACTGACGTCGGAGGTTGTTATGCCTGAAGAGGTTACGTACGAGAATGAGGATGCGGGACGAAGAAGAGATTGATGAtgttggaggaggaggaggagggccGTTCCCATAGGCTTTAGGCTTTAGAATTGGTCCATTCGCACTTTCTAGAATTTTATTTATCTGTTTGTAAAAGGCCGGAAGGACATTCTGGCGTCATAACGCGTGGGCAATCAGTGGACCCAAACGAATGTGCGCTGTCCAATAAATTTACTGGTTTTGGGCCGGTCCAAAATAAGCCACCCTCCACGGACAGTAAATACTTCTAGTATTATTCAGAACAATTGTCTAGTTGCACGCACCAGAAGAAAATCGCTTTTAAAACTGTTTTAGGGAGAAGGGCAAAGACAGAAGTTTTCCTTCTAACATGGAATGTTTAATCCGTAAAAGTAGAAACTTTGAAAGTATTGACAAACGAAGCATTTGAATATGCATTATACAAGAATCACTCAGATGGTATTACTGAGCTGGAAATGCGTCCTGATACAAGTAGAACATGGTTTCCTGACTGAAGCAGCAGCATAACATTTCTGGTAGTACGGTTGTATGGTTTTATGGTTGTTTAGAAGTCGATGAGTTCTGCATAATTTGACAGAATTTGCAGCAATTAATCCTATCAATGGTTTTGCTTTAACTATAATTTTATCGGTTGCCAGAAGAGCAGTGCAACCGCTCTTACTGTCTCATTTGATCTTTCTCTTCTAGTTTGATCGCTTGAATATCCTTCTCAATCCCGACAACAGCAGTAATAACCCCAGGTAATCAAATTTATAAGCCAATTTGATGAAATCCAGCTTAAAATCATTCCATGGAGGATACCTTGGTTCCAAGTCAAGGTAAAAGCTCCTCTGCAGAACTGCTTTTTCATGGCTGAAGGTATCGAAAGAGTACTTGCCGTGATACCTTCCAATACCACTCTCACCAACACCTCCAAATGGTAATGAATCGGCCACAAACTGCAATTTTTTTgttggaaaggaaaaagaatgatgGTTTGAACATGTATGCTTTTGCATCAACTACGGCTGAGAGCTTACAACGAAGTTTGAATAGAAGTACCTGGACGATTGCATCATTGAAGGTTATGCTTCCGGATGATGTTTCAGATAAAAGCTTTTTTTTGAATCTTTCATTCTTTGTGAAAGCATGGATGGCAAGCGGTTTTGGTCTCAAGTTTATAAACTCAATGCTTTCCTCAATTTTATTCAACTGTAACACGAGAGAGAAGATATTATATCAAACTTCTTTTCTTGTAGATTAACAGCTTCATTTGAGGCCTTCATTATGAATACTTTTTCTCTTACTGTGATGATTGGCAGCAGAGGACCAAATATCTCTTCAGACATTATATCAGCATCAAGAGGAGGATCCAACAAGATGGTTGGTTCAATCATCCTGTGCAACATCAGTCAAAAGTTTGAAGGCAATAAGTAGCACGCATCCATAAAGATCAGCTTGCACAATACACAGATTGACACAGCACTTACAAATTTTGTTCGTCCCATGAACCACCGTGAACAATGGATGCTGCAACTCTGGGGTCCCCAAGAAGATTGCTAACTCTATCAAAGTGGCTTTTGCTGACAATCCTACAAAGATTCTTCAAGTTTGGCATACTGTCACCAAAAAAAGCTTTGATGCACTTCTTCAACAACTCAACCTGAGAAATCAAACCAAGAAATCATGGTAGATATCTATTTCAAAACCATTAGATCCAAATGGAGGACGAGCCTCACTCTTTAGGAGCATGCCATCATTACCAGAATTGAAGCAAATTTCTCTTCCACGAGAACATAATCAATCCCTATGCATGCCTGTCCACTGCACAGTCCCCACTTGCCACCAACTATTCTCTTAATGGCCACCTTGGAGCCACATGGAACAAATTAGAATAAGAATAGTAAACGCATACATCGTTTATGTATTCGTCTGCAAATGGGGTAATGCAATAACACATTCTTGTAGTCTAAGACAAGAAAAACAGTTGTTTTCTGACTTCTCATTTAAGCTCATGAACCTGCTTTAGTCTAAGACAAGAAATATACATCTCATGTTCTGCATTTTAACATTCTTTTAGTGCTTTTAAATACTATAGGAAACCTCTAAATCTGAAATGGAGAGAGAATCGAGGATGGTTGGACATTTTCCCCCAAGCTCCAGAGTTACAGGTGTTAAGTGATTTGCAGCTGCGGCCATGATTATGCGTCCTACTCGTGAACTCCCTGACAAGGTATGATCAAACAGAAAATGATAAGATTCTGTCCATCATTCCTTAATGATATGTGTTGGGATGGTGGAAGAAGGTAATCTTCTCCTGGTTGCAAAGACAATTCACTTATAAAGCTCATTTTTTGTACCAAAAGTGTAAACTGGCTAGGTAATTTCACTCAGTTATCAACAGCAAGAACACGATACATTCCCAGGGAGAAAAGGATTAAACAGTAGGTGACCTAAATAAGAATTACCAGTAAAGAATATCTTGTCCCACTTCTGCTGCAGTAGTTGTTCAGCTGCATCATGTCCACCTTCAATGACTTTTAGTGCTGCTGAGTCCAAGTAACGGGGGACTGTATTAGCAAGAAAAGAAGAGGATGCAGGCGATAGCTCTGAAGGTTTCAAGACCACTGTGTTTCCTGCAGATATTGCCCCAATCACTGGGTCCAAAGCCAGTGCTGcacaaagaaagaaataaattagCCTAAAGGACATGTATCAACTTATTTGAGATGCTTCTCCCTGCCTCTAGTAAAAATAAGGCTCACCAGAAACTCAAAAGAACCTGtaactcacaataaaccactaCACTTATCGTAGGAGGTTTGATGGAGAAAGGAGGTCAAGATCTTATTAGCATGCTTCTATTTGAACATACACATCAGCAATTACTAGTTCCTTGACGACTATCAAAATCACATTGGATTACAACAATATCTAATTGAACTTACAGATAGGAAAATTCCAAGAAGCAAGGATCAATACTAGGCCAAGTGGCTCAGGTAATACTTCTGCTCTTGCTGGGAAAAAGAGCAATGGTATTTGGCCCTGTTTAAACGGAGTTGTTAGCAGCTGCAAGAAATCGAGATGAATAGTCCATCCCCCCTTGGTTTTACTTTGATCACAGAATAAAAAAACCGTAAGTGACCGTTAACCTAAATCTAGCagccaaaaaaatttcaagttaCCCAAAGTGCTTACCAAAAAATCATTCTTGTCTATGCTTCAATAACCAGACTTCAGCCAGCACTTATAGAACGTACTTCCTCAACCAAGTTCAATTTGTATCTAAACCTATCTAAGACGAAACTCATTTGTGCACTTCTTTTTCGTTTCTTGGCAACACTGGTATGTGAAAAAAAGTTTATAGAACATGCATGCGACCACTATGTTAAAGTTGATAGTGAGCAATACATGTATCAGAAAGAAAAATTATGATCAAGAAACATATACTCTCAAATTGAATTCCAGTTCAGCTACTAGCTTACCAATTTAAATAGCTCTCTACTTTCGAATCTTGAACCAGATTGGCCAATTTTACTTGTTTGTAAAAATATGCATCGAATAGCACTACATTTAAGCAGCTAAAGTGATGCACACTAGCGACACACCTTCTTGGGAGCCATCCATTTCTCAACAGAGGCCAAAGCGTAGGTGGCTGATTTCTTCAGAACACCAACCTGTTAGGGaaggcaaaaaaataaaaaagaggggaaaataaaataaaagcatGGCATCATCAAACAGTTATAGTAACACTTAGAATTTACTTTGGAGGTGTCCCAAATGGTACAGTAGACAAATCATAAAACTCCAACCCAGCATTAACTATCTGTTGGCCCTATCAAAACTGGCTCTTAGCTAAATGAATAGGGATGATCACAATGGATATGTTAAGAAACCAAACAGTACTATGCTGGATGCCTGATATTCTACCGTGATACCAATAACCAGAATAATTATGCaattattaaaaaagaaaaaatcttacTTCATCGCGATAAGCTTCAACGGGATGCTTGCCCAGATCTTGTTGAAGCGCATCAAAAATGCTGTCTTCGTTCTCATCAAGGAGTTTGAGAATAGCTCTGAGCTGGGCCTTTCTCCATTCGAGGCCTCTGGTTTTTCCACTCCGGAAAGTTTGCCTCAACTCTGCTAAGTTTCGGGCCAATCCGGGCGATTCCTCCATAGTTACGCTGAGAATGACAATCAAGACTCTGACACCACCCTCTTATG
This window encodes:
- the LOC140011057 gene encoding aldehyde dehydrogenase family 3 member F1-like isoform X1, with product MEESPGLARNLAELRQTFRSGKTRGLEWRKAQLRAILKLLDENEDSIFDALQQDLGKHPVEAYRDEVGVLKKSATYALASVEKWMAPKKGQIPLLFFPARAEVLPEPLGLVLILASWNFPISLALDPVIGAISAGNTVVLKPSELSPASSSFLANTVPRYLDSAALKVIEGGHDAAEQLLQQKWDKIFFTGSSRVGRIIMAAAANHLTPVTLELGGKCPTILDSLSISDLEVAIKRIVGGKWGLCSGQACIGIDYVLVEEKFASILVELLKKCIKAFFGDSMPNLKNLCRIVSKSHFDRVSNLLGDPRVAASIVHGGSWDEQNLMIEPTILLDPPLDADIMSEEIFGPLLPIITLNKIEESIEFINLRPKPLAIHAFTKNERFKKKLLSETSSGSITFNDAIVQFVADSLPFGGVGESGIGRYHGKYSFDTFSHEKAVLQRSFYLDLEPRYPPWNDFKLDFIKLAYKFDYLGLLLLLSGLRRIFKRSN
- the LOC140011057 gene encoding aldehyde dehydrogenase family 3 member F1-like isoform X2; protein product: MIFCKTKGGWTIHLDFLQLLTTPFKQGQIPLLFFPARAEVLPEPLGLVLILASWNFPISLALDPVIGAISAGNTVVLKPSELSPASSSFLANTVPRYLDSAALKVIEGGHDAAEQLLQQKWDKIFFTGSSRVGRIIMAAAANHLTPVTLELGGKCPTILDSLSISDLEVAIKRIVGGKWGLCSGQACIGIDYVLVEEKFASILVELLKKCIKAFFGDSMPNLKNLCRIVSKSHFDRVSNLLGDPRVAASIVHGGSWDEQNLMIEPTILLDPPLDADIMSEEIFGPLLPIITLNKIEESIEFINLRPKPLAIHAFTKNERFKKKLLSETSSGSITFNDAIVQFVADSLPFGGVGESGIGRYHGKYSFDTFSHEKAVLQRSFYLDLEPRYPPWNDFKLDFIKLAYKFDYLGLLLLLSGLRRIFKRSN